A window of the Microvirga terrae genome harbors these coding sequences:
- a CDS encoding malto-oligosyltrehalose synthase, producing the protein MSKLDALVERMAALVGISPDYTDAFGQSVETSPSTRRTLLAALGLDIASEAGAQESLARLERLRHGPVPAVITVDADRASTLAFRAAPGPMSWILIEEDGAVHEGRLARNDTALDLPTLQMGYHRFRLGDQETTIIAAPSRCFEPEALQGETRLWGAAAQIYSLRSERDFGIGDYADVALLAQNVGRLGGAFLGLSPVHALFASDRSKISPYSPSSRLFLESLYLDPTAVEGFVESGAQELLESPDLQERLAQLRRAQLIDYAEVWAVKRPLLEALWAHHRTSGDHSAFEAFRRTGGEALEAHATFEALSEHFQSQGRFWIGDWPEEYRSVHSVAVRRFRLDHPDRVAFHAWLQWLADLQLAQAAERARGAGLPIGLYRDLAVGADGSGSEIWAAPERYAPKLSIGAPPDPLGPQGQDWGLPPFNPLTLEEQGLAAFRDLVAANMRHAGAIRIDHAFQLQRLFLIPSGAPASQGAYVDYPFEAMLAVLRVESHRAQCLVIAEDLGTAPEGFSDAIMESGVLSYRVLPFEREGAAFNTPGDYPRSALAVLTTHDLPTFAGWWRGLDIDLRQTLGIFEPARAADERLGRAADKRHLTEALAGEGLLPCRQIPEMPPLEETVRYLGRTSSVLTALQIEDASGELNQPNMPGMDMGHPNWRRRLSNTIEAIGAPGSLMPRLAVALAEEGRDVRARRNALASPPPRATYRLQFHKDFTFDDAVKIVPYLAKLGISHVYSSPIQTAAPGSTHGYDIVDHSTINPELGGEAGFRRLSNALKEHGLKLLLDIVPNHMGVGGKDNGWWLSVLEWGQLSPVAQAFDIDWERPGADGKLVVPSLGGLYGEVLEEGELQLKFDAAEGSLSVWHWEHRFPIRPTTYPVVLDRALAILDDPAEAIELRRITERLRALENPTSRGGQDDLPDEGEQLKRDLAQAVGASPRLKKAIESAVAAVNGVPGQPESFNTLHRLLEAQAYRLSYWRVASSDINYRRFFDINTLAGIRVEIPEIFDKTHELIVRLVNEGLVHGLRIDHIDGLADPEGYTRALQQKVGPGFYVAVEKILEPGEELRRWPVAGTSGYDVLNVIDGVLVNAEAGERFEHIYRQASGLQGSYDELLKVAKVEITEKNFASELEALVSDIKAIADADRRTRDYTAFSLRRALIEIIAAFPVYRSYLGDAEPEVADMELIGETVRAAQRSSTLADRSVHAFVASALLGEAAADPADIHRFRQRFQQLTGPVMAKSLEDTLFYRYGRLIALNEVGGDPGHFGLSPDAFHQANADRARNWPHAMIATATHDTKRGEDARARLLALSEMPEEWEQALELWREVAAPHLSQMDGVAAPDANDQVILLQALLGAWPQELVERLDGQQLAAFHERVNEYLTKALREAKRHTSWVAPNEAYEDAARKLLQVALDPATPILGRFQPLARRLALLGMLNGLSRTVLKMTLPGVPDIYQGTEFWDLSLVDPDNRRPVDYEARMAALASNEPLATLLKTWPDGRIKQHVLMRLLHDRAESPTLYAEGSYQPLSVEGEQTSRLIAFGRQHGETALAAVVPRLWGRLMPRDSQVVDPSAWGGTTVTLPHGRWRNILTGDDIVIDGDRQQIASLMSPLPLVVLKRE; encoded by the coding sequence ATGAGCAAGCTGGACGCTCTCGTGGAGCGCATGGCCGCCCTTGTCGGTATCTCCCCAGACTACACCGACGCGTTCGGCCAGAGCGTCGAGACCAGCCCGTCGACCCGGCGGACGCTGCTGGCGGCTCTTGGCCTCGACATTGCATCCGAGGCGGGCGCACAGGAGAGCCTGGCCCGGCTGGAGCGTTTGAGGCATGGGCCGGTCCCGGCCGTCATCACGGTCGATGCGGACAGGGCCTCGACCCTCGCCTTCCGCGCCGCGCCCGGTCCCATGTCCTGGATCCTGATCGAGGAGGATGGAGCGGTCCATGAAGGACGCCTTGCGAGGAACGACACCGCCCTCGACCTTCCCACCCTGCAGATGGGCTATCATCGGTTCCGGCTCGGCGACCAGGAGACGACGATCATCGCGGCCCCGTCCCGATGCTTCGAGCCCGAGGCCCTCCAAGGAGAGACCCGGCTCTGGGGCGCGGCCGCCCAGATCTATTCTCTGCGCTCTGAGCGGGACTTCGGCATCGGCGACTATGCCGACGTGGCGCTTCTGGCCCAGAATGTCGGCCGCCTCGGCGGCGCTTTCCTCGGCTTGAGCCCCGTTCACGCGCTCTTCGCCTCGGATCGCTCCAAGATATCGCCCTATTCACCGTCCTCGCGCCTCTTCCTCGAATCTCTCTATCTCGACCCGACCGCCGTGGAGGGCTTCGTCGAGAGCGGCGCCCAGGAGCTCCTCGAAAGTCCAGACCTGCAGGAGCGGCTCGCCCAGCTTAGACGCGCTCAGCTGATCGATTATGCCGAGGTCTGGGCGGTCAAGCGTCCGCTGCTCGAGGCCCTGTGGGCGCATCATCGGACGTCAGGCGACCATTCCGCCTTTGAGGCCTTCCGGCGTACGGGCGGCGAGGCACTGGAGGCGCACGCCACCTTTGAGGCGCTGTCCGAACATTTCCAGAGTCAAGGGCGGTTCTGGATCGGCGACTGGCCGGAGGAGTACCGCTCGGTTCATTCCGTGGCAGTCCGGCGCTTCCGCCTGGACCACCCGGATCGGGTGGCGTTCCATGCCTGGCTGCAATGGCTTGCCGACCTCCAGCTCGCGCAGGCGGCCGAGCGGGCCCGGGGGGCGGGCCTGCCCATCGGCCTTTACCGGGATCTCGCCGTGGGAGCCGATGGTAGCGGATCCGAGATCTGGGCGGCGCCGGAGCGTTACGCCCCGAAACTCTCCATAGGGGCGCCGCCGGATCCGCTCGGCCCGCAGGGCCAGGACTGGGGTCTGCCGCCCTTCAACCCGCTTACCCTGGAGGAGCAGGGGCTGGCCGCCTTCCGCGATCTCGTCGCGGCCAATATGCGCCATGCGGGCGCGATCCGGATCGACCACGCGTTCCAGCTGCAGCGGCTGTTCCTCATCCCGTCGGGAGCCCCCGCGTCCCAGGGCGCCTATGTGGATTACCCGTTCGAGGCGATGCTCGCGGTTCTGCGCGTGGAGAGCCACCGCGCCCAATGCCTGGTGATCGCCGAGGATCTGGGTACGGCCCCGGAAGGCTTCTCCGACGCCATCATGGAATCGGGCGTCCTCAGCTACCGGGTGCTGCCCTTCGAACGGGAGGGAGCGGCCTTCAATACACCGGGTGACTATCCCCGCTCGGCGCTGGCCGTCCTGACCACCCACGACCTGCCGACTTTCGCCGGCTGGTGGCGGGGCCTCGATATCGACCTGCGCCAGACGCTGGGCATCTTCGAGCCCGCGCGGGCGGCCGACGAGCGCCTCGGACGGGCAGCCGACAAGCGCCACCTGACCGAGGCTCTTGCAGGGGAAGGCCTTCTCCCCTGCCGGCAGATTCCGGAGATGCCGCCCCTCGAGGAAACGGTCCGCTATCTCGGCCGCACGTCGTCCGTCCTCACGGCTCTGCAGATCGAGGACGCTTCGGGCGAGCTGAATCAGCCCAACATGCCGGGCATGGATATGGGCCACCCAAACTGGCGCCGGCGCCTGTCGAACACGATCGAGGCCATCGGTGCGCCCGGCAGCCTGATGCCTAGGCTCGCCGTCGCATTGGCCGAGGAAGGACGGGACGTCCGCGCCCGCCGGAACGCTCTCGCTTCGCCCCCGCCGAGAGCGACCTACCGGCTGCAGTTCCACAAGGACTTCACCTTCGACGATGCGGTGAAGATCGTGCCCTATCTGGCGAAGCTCGGCATCAGCCACGTCTATTCGTCGCCGATCCAGACGGCGGCCCCAGGATCAACCCACGGATATGACATCGTCGACCATTCGACGATCAATCCGGAACTCGGCGGCGAGGCCGGCTTCCGCCGCCTCTCGAACGCCCTGAAGGAGCACGGTCTCAAGCTCCTCCTCGACATCGTGCCCAACCACATGGGCGTGGGCGGGAAGGACAACGGCTGGTGGCTCTCGGTGCTGGAATGGGGCCAACTCTCCCCGGTCGCTCAAGCCTTCGACATCGACTGGGAGCGGCCCGGCGCCGACGGCAAGCTCGTTGTCCCGTCCCTGGGCGGGCTCTACGGCGAAGTCCTGGAGGAGGGCGAGCTCCAGCTGAAATTCGACGCGGCGGAGGGCTCCTTGAGCGTCTGGCACTGGGAGCACAGGTTTCCGATCCGCCCGACCACATACCCGGTCGTGCTCGACCGTGCGCTTGCCATCCTCGATGATCCAGCAGAAGCCATAGAGTTGCGTCGCATCACCGAGCGCCTGAGGGCGCTGGAGAATCCCACATCACGCGGTGGCCAAGACGACCTACCGGACGAGGGGGAACAGCTGAAGCGCGACCTTGCGCAGGCAGTCGGCGCCTCCCCTCGACTGAAGAAGGCCATCGAGAGCGCCGTCGCAGCCGTCAACGGCGTCCCTGGACAGCCTGAGAGCTTCAACACCCTGCATCGACTCCTCGAAGCACAGGCCTATCGCCTCTCCTACTGGCGGGTGGCATCGAGCGACATCAACTACCGCCGCTTCTTCGACATTAACACCCTGGCGGGCATTCGGGTCGAGATCCCGGAGATCTTCGACAAGACGCACGAGCTCATCGTCCGTCTCGTGAATGAGGGCCTCGTCCACGGTCTGCGAATCGACCATATCGACGGTCTCGCCGATCCGGAGGGCTATACCCGCGCCCTCCAGCAGAAGGTGGGACCGGGCTTCTACGTCGCGGTCGAGAAGATCTTGGAGCCCGGCGAGGAGCTGCGTCGCTGGCCGGTCGCCGGAACGTCCGGCTACGACGTGCTCAACGTGATCGACGGCGTCCTGGTGAATGCGGAGGCCGGCGAACGGTTCGAGCACATCTATCGTCAAGCCTCGGGACTTCAGGGCTCCTATGACGAACTGCTGAAAGTCGCGAAGGTCGAGATCACCGAGAAGAACTTCGCTAGCGAGTTGGAGGCTCTGGTCTCAGACATCAAGGCGATCGCCGATGCCGACCGGCGCACGCGGGACTATACGGCCTTCTCCCTCCGCCGCGCTCTGATCGAGATTATTGCCGCTTTCCCAGTCTACCGCAGCTATCTCGGCGACGCGGAGCCTGAGGTCGCGGATATGGAGTTGATCGGCGAGACCGTCCGGGCCGCTCAGCGATCAAGCACCCTGGCCGATCGAAGCGTCCACGCCTTCGTCGCCTCCGCGCTGCTCGGCGAGGCGGCAGCGGACCCGGCCGACATCCACCGGTTCCGGCAGCGGTTCCAGCAGCTGACTGGTCCCGTCATGGCCAAGAGCTTGGAAGACACCTTGTTCTACCGCTATGGACGCTTGATCGCCCTCAACGAAGTCGGCGGGGACCCGGGCCATTTCGGCCTGTCCCCCGACGCCTTCCATCAGGCGAATGCGGACCGCGCCCGAAATTGGCCACATGCGATGATCGCCACTGCGACACATGACACCAAAAGGGGCGAGGATGCGCGGGCGCGCCTTCTCGCCCTGTCGGAAATGCCAGAGGAATGGGAGCAGGCGCTCGAACTCTGGCGCGAGGTTGCCGCCCCTCATCTGTCGCAGATGGATGGTGTAGCCGCGCCCGACGCCAACGACCAGGTGATCCTGCTCCAGGCCCTGCTCGGCGCTTGGCCCCAGGAGCTTGTGGAAAGGCTCGACGGCCAGCAGCTTGCCGCGTTTCACGAGCGTGTGAATGAATACCTCACCAAAGCTCTCCGGGAGGCCAAGCGGCATACGAGTTGGGTGGCCCCGAACGAAGCCTATGAAGACGCGGCCCGCAAGCTTCTGCAGGTCGCCCTCGATCCCGCTACTCCCATCCTGGGTCGCTTTCAGCCTCTCGCCCGACGCCTTGCCCTACTCGGCATGCTGAACGGTCTGTCGCGGACCGTCCTGAAGATGACGCTGCCGGGCGTACCCGACATCTATCAGGGCACCGAGTTCTGGGACCTCTCCCTCGTCGATCCGGACAACCGCCGCCCGGTGGACTACGAAGCCCGCATGGCGGCGCTCGCCTCGAACGAGCCCTTGGCAACGCTCCTGAAAACCTGGCCGGACGGGCGGATCAAGCAGCATGTCCTGATGAGACTGCTTCACGATCGTGCCGAATCTCCCACACTCTATGCCGAGGGCAGCTACCAGCCACTGTCGGTCGAGGGCGAACAGACGTCTCGCCTGATCGCCTTCGGAAGGCAGCACGGCGAGACGGCTCTGGCCGCTGTCGTGCCTCGCCTTTGGGGTCGGCTGATGCCCCGAGACAGCCAGGTCGTCGATCCCTCCGCCTGGGGCGGCACCACCGTTACCTTGCCCCACGGACGCTGGCGCAACATCCTCACAGGAGACGATATTGTGATCGACGGTGATCGGCAGCAGATCGCGTCGCTCATGTCTCCCCTTCCCTTGGTCGTCCTAAAGCGTGAGTGA
- the treZ gene encoding malto-oligosyltrehalose trehalohydrolase → MRRVHSMPFGAEITPDGVRFALWAPTAGDVRLVLAGSELPLSADQDGWYRVVSANAHPGSRYGYRIEGNLTVPDPASRFQPDDVHGLSLVVDPQSYEWSDTAWTGRPWEETVLYEVHVGTATPEGTYTGLMTKLEVLRDLGVTAVELMPIGEFPGRRNWGYDGVLPYAPDAAYGSPEDLKRLVERAHELGLMVFLDVVYNHFGPSGNYLHAYAKTFFTERHPTPWGAGINVDGEGSSVVRDFFFHNALYWLEEFHIDGLRFDAVHAITDDGNPHFIEELANRIREAIPGRHVHLVLENEANQARWLNRDDNHKPRLHTAQWADDIHNSWHALLTGENEGYYEDYANRPLQHLGRALAEGFAYQGDPSPHKDGIVRGEKSGHLPPSAFVAFLQNHDQVGNRAFGERLAHLIPPERLALAQGIFLLSPQIPLLFMGEEWGASTPFQFFVDFESEPDLARAVRDGRRGEFKRFKAFTDPEMSQRIPDPTDRATFEQSRIDWSEADRSPHREVLAQTRHLLDLRRTEIVPLLKGGYGGSDYTLSPDRTLDVTWTFAGGSLRLLANFGDAPANGAIENGTRVLWSSPGLDPGGTNLQLPPWSGIIMKGQSA, encoded by the coding sequence ATGCGGCGTGTTCACTCCATGCCCTTTGGGGCTGAGATAACCCCCGATGGCGTTCGCTTTGCCCTGTGGGCGCCAACGGCCGGCGATGTGCGTCTTGTTCTCGCCGGGTCCGAGTTGCCGCTGAGTGCGGATCAGGACGGCTGGTACCGTGTCGTGTCGGCGAACGCTCACCCCGGGAGCCGCTACGGCTACAGGATCGAGGGCAACCTCACCGTTCCGGACCCCGCTTCCCGTTTCCAGCCCGACGACGTCCATGGGCTCAGCCTCGTCGTCGATCCTCAATCCTACGAATGGTCGGACACGGCATGGACGGGACGACCCTGGGAGGAAACCGTTCTCTATGAAGTCCATGTGGGCACGGCCACGCCCGAGGGCACCTATACGGGCCTGATGACCAAGCTCGAGGTTCTGCGCGACCTCGGCGTCACGGCGGTCGAGCTCATGCCGATCGGCGAGTTCCCGGGCCGGCGCAATTGGGGCTATGACGGCGTCCTGCCTTACGCACCGGATGCGGCCTATGGCAGCCCGGAGGATCTCAAGCGTCTCGTGGAGCGGGCGCACGAGCTCGGCCTGATGGTGTTCCTCGACGTGGTCTACAACCACTTCGGCCCCTCGGGAAACTATCTCCACGCCTATGCGAAGACCTTCTTCACCGAACGGCATCCGACTCCCTGGGGCGCCGGCATCAACGTGGACGGAGAAGGCAGCTCCGTGGTGCGCGACTTCTTCTTCCACAACGCGCTCTACTGGCTGGAGGAATTCCACATCGACGGCCTGCGTTTTGATGCGGTCCACGCCATCACCGACGATGGGAATCCCCACTTCATCGAAGAGCTGGCAAACCGCATCCGCGAGGCGATCCCCGGCCGCCATGTCCATCTCGTTCTCGAGAACGAAGCCAACCAGGCACGCTGGCTCAACCGCGACGACAACCACAAGCCGAGGCTTCACACGGCGCAGTGGGCGGACGACATCCACAATTCCTGGCACGCCCTCCTGACCGGCGAGAACGAGGGCTATTACGAGGATTATGCGAACAGGCCGCTCCAGCATCTCGGCCGTGCGCTAGCGGAAGGCTTCGCCTATCAGGGCGATCCCTCGCCGCACAAGGACGGCATTGTTCGTGGCGAGAAATCGGGCCATCTGCCGCCGAGCGCCTTCGTGGCGTTCCTGCAGAACCACGACCAGGTCGGCAACCGCGCCTTCGGCGAGCGCTTGGCACACCTCATCCCGCCGGAGCGGCTCGCCCTCGCTCAAGGCATTTTCCTGCTCTCGCCGCAGATCCCGTTGCTGTTCATGGGCGAGGAATGGGGTGCCTCGACGCCTTTCCAGTTCTTCGTCGACTTTGAAAGCGAGCCCGACCTGGCCAGGGCCGTCCGGGACGGGCGGCGGGGCGAGTTCAAGCGCTTCAAGGCCTTCACGGATCCGGAAATGTCGCAGAGGATCCCCGATCCGACGGACCGGGCAACCTTCGAGCAGTCGCGGATCGACTGGTCGGAGGCAGACCGGTCCCCGCACCGGGAGGTTCTCGCGCAGACCCGTCATCTGCTCGATCTGAGGCGGACCGAGATCGTTCCGCTGCTCAAGGGCGGTTACGGCGGCTCGGACTACACGCTGTCGCCTGACAGGACCCTCGACGTGACCTGGACCTTCGCCGGTGGATCTCTTCGCCTTCTCGCGAATTTCGGCGACGCTCCCGCGAACGGGGCCATCGAGAACGGGACCCGCGTGCTCTGGTCCAGTCCGGGTCTCGACCCGGGCGGCACGAACCTGCAACTTCCCCCCTGGTCCGGCATCATCATGAAAGGACAATCGGCATGA
- the glgA gene encoding glycogen synthase GlgA: MLESFQLEARGAYPTVAHAELQGGVQPSISVTRRQSILFVTSEIADYIKAGGLGEVSAALPRALRHHYDVRILIPGYRQVLSQIGHVEEIARLPASFGIPACGLGRGTTQDGLTVYVLLCPELYDRDGSPYVDSFGADWSDNDIRFARLGLAAADIACGNGDHLWRADLLHLNDWPSGLASAYLAWRGQHIPTILTIHNLAYQGIFDRNRLSHLGIPDAAFQINGVEFYGKLSFLKAGIYYSSHITTVSSTYAHEITRPEFGCGLDGLLRTCAEQGRLDGIINGIDASWDPSTDPYLVSPFSAENCRGKRANANNVRENFGLALSSGPLFAVVSRLVHQKGVDLAISAAETIVSQGGQIAVIGQGEPRFEAELQALATRHPGSVGVKIGYDEGDARRMYAGSDFLLMPSRFEPCGLSQMYAQRFGSLPIAHKTGGLADTIEDGVNGFLFGEPSLNRFKDAIKRGLEAFRSRPRLTAMRRAAMKRPHGWDRSASRYQEVYERARQAALA, encoded by the coding sequence ATGCTGGAATCATTTCAACTGGAAGCCCGTGGGGCTTACCCGACAGTGGCGCATGCCGAGTTGCAGGGCGGCGTCCAGCCGTCGATTTCGGTCACACGCCGTCAGTCTATTCTCTTTGTGACGTCCGAGATTGCCGATTACATCAAAGCCGGCGGCCTCGGCGAAGTGTCGGCCGCCTTGCCGCGCGCGCTCCGTCACCATTACGACGTGCGCATCCTGATCCCAGGCTATCGTCAGGTTCTGTCGCAGATCGGCCACGTCGAGGAAATCGCGCGGTTGCCGGCCTCTTTCGGAATTCCCGCCTGCGGCCTGGGGCGCGGCACGACGCAGGACGGCTTGACCGTATACGTTCTGCTCTGCCCGGAGCTCTACGATCGTGACGGATCGCCTTACGTCGACAGCTTCGGCGCGGACTGGAGCGACAACGACATCCGCTTCGCGAGGCTCGGCCTCGCGGCCGCCGACATCGCCTGCGGCAACGGCGACCATCTGTGGCGCGCCGACCTTCTCCACCTCAACGATTGGCCGTCCGGTCTCGCATCGGCATATCTCGCCTGGCGCGGGCAGCACATCCCGACGATCCTGACTATTCACAACCTTGCCTATCAGGGCATCTTCGACCGCAATCGATTGTCGCATCTCGGCATTCCCGATGCCGCGTTCCAGATCAACGGCGTCGAGTTCTACGGCAAGCTCTCCTTCCTGAAGGCGGGCATCTATTATTCATCTCACATCACGACGGTCAGCTCCACCTATGCTCATGAGATCACCCGGCCGGAATTCGGCTGCGGCCTCGACGGGCTTTTGCGGACCTGTGCGGAGCAGGGAAGGCTGGACGGCATCATCAACGGCATCGACGCGAGCTGGGATCCGAGCACGGATCCGTATCTCGTCAGCCCCTTCTCGGCGGAGAATTGCCGGGGCAAGCGGGCCAATGCCAACAACGTGCGCGAGAATTTCGGCCTCGCACTGTCGAGTGGGCCTCTCTTTGCGGTCGTCTCCCGTCTGGTCCACCAGAAGGGGGTTGATCTTGCCATCTCGGCGGCCGAGACCATCGTGTCGCAGGGCGGCCAGATCGCCGTCATCGGCCAGGGCGAGCCGCGCTTCGAGGCCGAGCTTCAGGCCCTTGCAACCCGTCATCCGGGCTCCGTGGGCGTGAAGATCGGCTATGACGAGGGAGATGCACGGCGCATGTATGCGGGCAGCGACTTCCTGCTCATGCCGTCGCGGTTCGAGCCCTGCGGCCTCAGCCAGATGTATGCGCAGCGCTTCGGCTCTCTGCCTATCGCCCACAAAACCGGCGGGCTCGCCGACACCATCGAGGACGGCGTCAACGGCTTCCTCTTCGGCGAGCCCTCGCTGAACCGTTTCAAGGACGCCATCAAGCGCGGGCTCGAGGCGTTCCGCTCGCGCCCGCGCCTGACCGCCATGCGCCGTGCCGCGATGAAGCGGCCGCACGGGTGGGATCGCTCCGCATCGCGGTATCAGGAAGTCTACGAACGGGCACGTCAGGCGGCGCTCGCGTGA
- the urtA gene encoding urea ABC transporter substrate-binding protein yields MALASAALVSGAVIGTAQAQETIKVGVLHSLSGTMAISETTLKDVMLMLIEEQNKKGGLLGKKLEAVVVDPASNWPLFAEKARELISQNKVSAVFGCWTSVSRKSVLPVFKELNSILFYPVQYEGEESERNVFYTGAAPNQQAIPAVDYLAKEEKVERWVLAGTDYVYPRTTNKILEAYLKSKGVKVEDIMINYTPFGHSDWQTIVADIKKFGSAGKKTAVVSTINGDANVPFYKELANQGVKATDIPVVAFSVGEEELAGIDTKPLVGHLAAWNYFQSVDTPDNKAFIEKWKAFTKNDKRVTNDPMEAHVIGFNMWVKAVEKAGSIDPDKVIDAIVGVEVPNLTGGTSKMLPNHHITKPVLIGEIKEDGQFETVSQTDALVPGDAWSKYLDGSKDLIADWKDLKCGNYNTVTKKCGA; encoded by the coding sequence ATGGCGCTGGCCTCTGCCGCGCTGGTTTCCGGCGCCGTGATAGGAACGGCGCAGGCGCAGGAGACCATCAAGGTCGGTGTTCTGCATTCTCTGTCCGGCACGATGGCGATCAGCGAGACGACCCTGAAGGACGTCATGCTGATGCTCATCGAGGAGCAGAACAAGAAGGGTGGTCTGCTCGGCAAGAAGCTCGAGGCGGTGGTGGTTGATCCGGCCTCCAACTGGCCGCTCTTCGCCGAAAAGGCGCGCGAATTGATCAGCCAGAACAAGGTCTCGGCCGTGTTCGGTTGCTGGACATCCGTGTCGCGCAAGTCCGTGCTGCCGGTGTTCAAGGAATTGAACAGCATCCTCTTCTACCCGGTGCAGTACGAGGGCGAGGAGAGTGAGCGCAACGTGTTCTACACGGGCGCTGCGCCGAACCAGCAGGCGATCCCCGCCGTCGATTACCTGGCCAAGGAAGAGAAGGTCGAGCGCTGGGTTCTCGCCGGAACCGACTACGTCTATCCGCGCACGACCAACAAGATCCTCGAGGCCTACCTGAAGTCCAAGGGCGTGAAGGTCGAGGACATCATGATCAACTACACGCCGTTCGGCCATTCGGACTGGCAGACCATCGTGGCGGACATCAAGAAGTTCGGCTCGGCCGGCAAGAAGACCGCCGTGGTCTCCACCATCAACGGCGACGCCAACGTGCCATTCTACAAGGAGCTGGCGAACCAGGGCGTGAAGGCGACGGACATTCCGGTCGTGGCCTTCTCGGTCGGCGAGGAGGAACTCGCCGGCATCGACACGAAGCCGCTCGTCGGCCACCTCGCGGCCTGGAACTACTTCCAGTCGGTCGATACGCCGGACAACAAGGCCTTCATCGAGAAGTGGAAGGCCTTCACCAAGAACGACAAGCGCGTCACCAACGATCCCATGGAAGCGCACGTGATCGGATTCAACATGTGGGTGAAGGCGGTGGAGAAGGCAGGCAGCATCGATCCGGACAAGGTGATCGACGCGATCGTCGGCGTCGAGGTCCCGAACCTCACGGGGGGCACGTCCAAGATGCTCCCGAACCACCACATCACCAAGCCGGTCCTGATCGGCGAGATCAAGGAGGATGGGCAGTTCGAGACCGTCTCTCAGACCGACGCGCTCGTTCCCGGCGACGCATGGTCCAAGTATCTCGACGGTTCGAAGGACCTGATTGCCGACTGGAAGGATCTCAAGTGCGGCAACTACAACACGGTCACGAAGAAGTGCGGCGCCTGA